Proteins from a genomic interval of Capsicum annuum cultivar UCD-10X-F1 chromosome 4, UCD10Xv1.1, whole genome shotgun sequence:
- the LOC107855916 gene encoding U-box domain-containing protein 5-like isoform X1: MWMDAAEVSETPLYYHAIKVHHQMCMELFQFVTRVSVLLPEIEAARPGCSSGREALCRLNIEIDKANKLRQHCSESSKLYLALTGDSILSRCEKSRNLLEQSLFQVQNMVPVLLAAEISQLIAELRGAIFSLDPSEEEAGKVIKELLHCYASSTDSAEEHAFEAIQVAMCKLHITTLKSLLMEKRSIKKLLGRVGEGETKRRILLLFLKLLNKLEKSIVTEQTENDSLQQEDSRLRYRLDDAEVDVLRSSLPPDEFKCPLSLRLMYDPVVIASGQTYERFWIQKWFAEGNDTCPTTRRKLANLSLIPNHTMKDLISRWGVTHGVTVTNPYMEAAGAHLLESRSNSIASLSSSINNLPLPIDFSNSSLGSSDAGPVSYAKTLNNFDAILEETSDSIHKVQSGIGIQDMDLNPLTRLSSLSWGSQCILVGKISNLFKHNDQSCSWMSSEDFVPAMIRFLKDAHDLNDLNAQILGCLSLSMVLQKCRNSLPYLNDDTFALLVSFIGTEVSKEALSVLKVLSSHQYCQQKIAASGALTPILDMLDDENRELQQRAIKILRNLSVNSRIVSLITPKEIIPKLIPFLEDTALARDTLIILKNLCITEDAASSMAETDGCIPSIVKLLNSESLEDQEHAVALLLSLCSQCVQYCQLVIDTNERVFSDLDTICSNGNSKGKALAFKLLSLFSNDGESSGADVDILNGSTIDYMQQKSSSKAPGLLRKLFSKQGSAAKSKNRCSKTLLC, from the exons ATGTGGATGGATGCCGCTGAAGTAAGTGAGACACCGCTGTATTATCATGCTATTAAG GTGCATCATCAAATGTGCATGGAGTTATTTCAGTTTGTAACTAGAGTTTCAGTATTACTTCCTGAAATTGAAGCAGCTCGTCCGGGATGTTCTTCTGGAAGAGAGGCACTTTGCCGGTTGAACATTGAAATTGACAAAGCCAACAAACTGCGTCAGCACTGCAGTGAATCTAGTAAGCTGTACTTG GCATTAACTGGAGATTCTATACTTTCACGATGTGAGAAATCAAGAAACTTGCTTGAGCAAAGCTTATTCCAGGTGCAAAATATGGTTCCAGTATTGTTAGCTGCAGAG ATTTCACAACTGATTGCCGAACTGAGGGGTGCAATATTCAGCTTGGACCCATCTGAAGAGGAGGCAGGGAAGGTTATAAAGGAATTACTTCATTGTTATGCAAGTAGTACAGATTCAGCTGAAGAACATGCCTTTGAGGCAATTCAAGTTGCTATGTGCAAGCTTCATATCACAACTCTAAAATCTCTTTTAATGGAGAAAAGATCCATAAAAAAGCTGCTAGGTAGAGTTGGTGAGGGTGAGACAAAAAGGAGGATTTTATTGTTATTTCTGAAGCTCCTTAATAAGCTTGAAAAATCAATTGTGACAGAGCAAACAGAGAATGATTCTCTTCAGCAGGAAGACTCTCGTTTGAGATATCGACTTGATGATGCTGAAGTGGACGTTCTGAGGAGCTCTCTACCACCAGATGAGTTTAAATGTCCTTTGTCTTTGAGATTGATGTATGATCCTGTTGTAATTGCATCTGGACAAACTTATGAAAGATTTTGGATTCAGAAATGGTTTGCTGAAGGTAATGATACATGTCCAACAACTAGAAGGAAATTGGCGAACTTATCTTTGATCCCGAATCACACAATGAAGGACCTAATATCAAGGTGGGGTGTAACACATGGAGTCACCGTTACCAACCCCTACATGGAGGCTGCAGGAGCTCACCTATTGGAATCTCGTTCTAATTCGATCGCTAGCTTGAGCAGCTCAATCAATAATCTACCTCTTCCTATAGACTTCAGCAATTCATCTCTTGGATCTTCAGATGCTGGTCCTGTGTCCTATGCTAAGACACTAAACAACTTTGATGCAATCTTAGAGGAAACCAGTGACAGTATTCACAAAGTTCAATCTGGTATAGGCATTCAAGATATGGACCTGAATCCGTTGACCAGGCTCAGTTCACTTTCTTGGGGGTCACAGTGCATCTTGGTCGGAAAAATTAGTAACCTTTTCAAACATAACGATCAATCTTGCAGTTGGATGTCATCCGAGGATTTTGTTCCAGCAATGATTAGATTTCTGAAAGATGCACATGATTTAAATGATCTAAATGCCCAAATACTGGGATGTCTATCATTGTCAATGGTTTTGCAGAAATGCAG GAACAGTTTGCCATATTTGAATGACGATACTTTTGCACTTTTGGTATCATTTATTGGAACGGAGGTTTCCAAAGAAGCCCTTTCTGTATTGAAGGTGTTGTCCAGCCACCAATATTGTCAACAAAAAATCGCTGCCTCAGGTGCTCTGACTCCCATTCTAGATATGCTTGATGACGAGAACAGAGAATTGCAGCAACGAGCCATCAAAATATTACGTAACTTGTCCGTGAACAGCAGAATTGTTTCCTTGATTACACCTAAAGAAATCATTCCCAAGTTGATCCCTTTTCTAGAAGATACAGCTCTAGCAAGAGATACtcttattattttgaaaaatctgtGCATCACTGAAGATGCTGCATCTTCCATGGCTGAGACCGATGGATGCATTCCTTCAATAGTGAAACTACTCAACAGTGAAAGTCTGGAGGATCAGGAGCATGCAGTGgctcttcttctctctttgtgCTCTCAATGCGTTCAGTACTGTCAGTTAGTCATCGATACGAATGAACGGGTGTTTTCTGATCTCGACACTATATGTTCCAATGGAAATAGCAAAGGGAAGGCATTGGCTTTCAAGTTACTGAGCCTGTTTAGTAATGATGGAGAATCTTCAGGTGCAGATGTTGACATCTTGAACGGCTCTACCATTGACTATATGCAGCAGAAATCTAGTTCAAAGGCACCAGGATTACTCCGGAAGTTATTCTCGAAACAAGGCTCTGCTGCTAAAAGTAAGAATAGATGCTCAAAGACTCTGTTGTGCTGA
- the LOC107855916 gene encoding U-box domain-containing protein 5-like isoform X2, with amino-acid sequence MWMDAAEVSETPLYYHAIKVHHQMCMELFQFVTRVSVLLPEIEAARPGCSSGREALCRLNIEIDKANKLRQHCSESSKLYLALTGDSILSRCEKSRNLLEQSLFQVQNMVPVLLAAEISQLIAELRGAIFSLDPSEEEAGKVIKELLHCYASSTDSAEEHAFEAIQVAMCKLHITTLKSLLMEKRSIKKLLGRVGEGETKRRILLLFLKLLNKLEKSIVTEQTENDSLQQEDSRLRYRLDDAEVDVLRSSLPPDEFKCPLSLRLMYDPVVIASGQTYERFWIQKWFAEGNDTCPTTRRKLANLSLIPNHTMKDLISRWGVTHGVTVTNPYMEAAGAHLLESRSNSIASLSSSINNLPLPIDFSNSSLGSSDAGPVSYAKTLNNFDAILEETSDSIHKVQSGIGIQDMDLNPLTRLSSLSWGSQCILVGKISNLFKHNDQSCSWMSSEDFVPAMIRFLKDAHDLNDLNAQILGCLSLSMVLQKCSLPYLNDDTFALLVSFIGTEVSKEALSVLKVLSSHQYCQQKIAASGALTPILDMLDDENRELQQRAIKILRNLSVNSRIVSLITPKEIIPKLIPFLEDTALARDTLIILKNLCITEDAASSMAETDGCIPSIVKLLNSESLEDQEHAVALLLSLCSQCVQYCQLVIDTNERVFSDLDTICSNGNSKGKALAFKLLSLFSNDGESSGADVDILNGSTIDYMQQKSSSKAPGLLRKLFSKQGSAAKSKNRCSKTLLC; translated from the exons ATGTGGATGGATGCCGCTGAAGTAAGTGAGACACCGCTGTATTATCATGCTATTAAG GTGCATCATCAAATGTGCATGGAGTTATTTCAGTTTGTAACTAGAGTTTCAGTATTACTTCCTGAAATTGAAGCAGCTCGTCCGGGATGTTCTTCTGGAAGAGAGGCACTTTGCCGGTTGAACATTGAAATTGACAAAGCCAACAAACTGCGTCAGCACTGCAGTGAATCTAGTAAGCTGTACTTG GCATTAACTGGAGATTCTATACTTTCACGATGTGAGAAATCAAGAAACTTGCTTGAGCAAAGCTTATTCCAGGTGCAAAATATGGTTCCAGTATTGTTAGCTGCAGAG ATTTCACAACTGATTGCCGAACTGAGGGGTGCAATATTCAGCTTGGACCCATCTGAAGAGGAGGCAGGGAAGGTTATAAAGGAATTACTTCATTGTTATGCAAGTAGTACAGATTCAGCTGAAGAACATGCCTTTGAGGCAATTCAAGTTGCTATGTGCAAGCTTCATATCACAACTCTAAAATCTCTTTTAATGGAGAAAAGATCCATAAAAAAGCTGCTAGGTAGAGTTGGTGAGGGTGAGACAAAAAGGAGGATTTTATTGTTATTTCTGAAGCTCCTTAATAAGCTTGAAAAATCAATTGTGACAGAGCAAACAGAGAATGATTCTCTTCAGCAGGAAGACTCTCGTTTGAGATATCGACTTGATGATGCTGAAGTGGACGTTCTGAGGAGCTCTCTACCACCAGATGAGTTTAAATGTCCTTTGTCTTTGAGATTGATGTATGATCCTGTTGTAATTGCATCTGGACAAACTTATGAAAGATTTTGGATTCAGAAATGGTTTGCTGAAGGTAATGATACATGTCCAACAACTAGAAGGAAATTGGCGAACTTATCTTTGATCCCGAATCACACAATGAAGGACCTAATATCAAGGTGGGGTGTAACACATGGAGTCACCGTTACCAACCCCTACATGGAGGCTGCAGGAGCTCACCTATTGGAATCTCGTTCTAATTCGATCGCTAGCTTGAGCAGCTCAATCAATAATCTACCTCTTCCTATAGACTTCAGCAATTCATCTCTTGGATCTTCAGATGCTGGTCCTGTGTCCTATGCTAAGACACTAAACAACTTTGATGCAATCTTAGAGGAAACCAGTGACAGTATTCACAAAGTTCAATCTGGTATAGGCATTCAAGATATGGACCTGAATCCGTTGACCAGGCTCAGTTCACTTTCTTGGGGGTCACAGTGCATCTTGGTCGGAAAAATTAGTAACCTTTTCAAACATAACGATCAATCTTGCAGTTGGATGTCATCCGAGGATTTTGTTCCAGCAATGATTAGATTTCTGAAAGATGCACATGATTTAAATGATCTAAATGCCCAAATACTGGGATGTCTATCATTGTCAATGGTTTTGCAGAAATGCAG TTTGCCATATTTGAATGACGATACTTTTGCACTTTTGGTATCATTTATTGGAACGGAGGTTTCCAAAGAAGCCCTTTCTGTATTGAAGGTGTTGTCCAGCCACCAATATTGTCAACAAAAAATCGCTGCCTCAGGTGCTCTGACTCCCATTCTAGATATGCTTGATGACGAGAACAGAGAATTGCAGCAACGAGCCATCAAAATATTACGTAACTTGTCCGTGAACAGCAGAATTGTTTCCTTGATTACACCTAAAGAAATCATTCCCAAGTTGATCCCTTTTCTAGAAGATACAGCTCTAGCAAGAGATACtcttattattttgaaaaatctgtGCATCACTGAAGATGCTGCATCTTCCATGGCTGAGACCGATGGATGCATTCCTTCAATAGTGAAACTACTCAACAGTGAAAGTCTGGAGGATCAGGAGCATGCAGTGgctcttcttctctctttgtgCTCTCAATGCGTTCAGTACTGTCAGTTAGTCATCGATACGAATGAACGGGTGTTTTCTGATCTCGACACTATATGTTCCAATGGAAATAGCAAAGGGAAGGCATTGGCTTTCAAGTTACTGAGCCTGTTTAGTAATGATGGAGAATCTTCAGGTGCAGATGTTGACATCTTGAACGGCTCTACCATTGACTATATGCAGCAGAAATCTAGTTCAAAGGCACCAGGATTACTCCGGAAGTTATTCTCGAAACAAGGCTCTGCTGCTAAAAGTAAGAATAGATGCTCAAAGACTCTGTTGTGCTGA